The following DNA comes from Camelus dromedarius isolate mCamDro1 chromosome 29, mCamDro1.pat, whole genome shotgun sequence.
CAGCCAGAGTGGCCACCCTAGAAAAAGctaaaaaggaaaactcaaaaaGAACTAGTCTGATTTTAGGACAAGAACTGTTTCCAAAAGAGGACTCTCAAGAAACCTTTCTTAAAACTTTGCCTTCCTAGTCATTTGAAAACAGAGTAGTGAAATGAGGAAGAAACCTCTCAGAGGAATAGTAATGTTTTTGCTTAAAGCGAGATTATAAGAGGTATTTATTGTGATAAGTCAGGACATGATAGCTTGGTTTCATATTTACAATTAAAGCTGCATGTTTGAGCTCATTAAAAGCTGTGTATTAATGAAAGGATATAAAAGGATGAGTAAAGCTGTTACTATGGAGTAGTTCATAAAAAAATGGGTAAGCATATTTTGTTGGCTGAACCTAAGATTAGATAGTTTTACAGGGTTGTAAATCATAAACGGTATTGAGTGCAAAATGTTTGACTATCTTATTTTTCACTAGAACTTACTAAAAGAAagcaaacatacatatattatgaaaataaatgttctctttttcccccattttctagATGTGACTTACCTAACAGAAGAGACGGTATATGAAATTCTTGAattatgtagagagagagaggattaTTCCCCTTTAATTCGTGTTATTGGAagagtgttttctagtgctgaAGCATTGGTACAGAGCTTTCGGAAAGTCAAACAACACACCAAGGAAGAACTGAAATCTCTTCAAGCAAAGGATGAAGACAAAGATGAAGATGAGAAGGAAAAGGCTGCATGTTCCGCTGCGGCTATGGAAGAAGATTCAGAAGCATCTTCCTCGAGGATAAGTGACAGCTCGCAAGGAGACAACAACTTACAAAAATTAGGCCCTGAAGATGTGTCTGTGGATATTGAGGCCATTAGGAGGGTCTACACCAGATTGCTCtctaatgaaaaaatagaaactgCCTTTCTCAATGCACTTGTATATTTGTCACCTAATGTGGAATGTGACTTGACATATCACAATGTATACTCCCGAGATCCTAATTATCTGAATTTATTCATCATTGTAATGGAGAATAGAAATCTCCACAGTCCTGAGTATCTGGAAATGGCTTTGCCATTGTTTTGCAAAGCAATGAGTAAGCTGCCCCTTGCAGCCCAAGGAAAACTGGTTAGACTGTGGTCTAAGTACAATGCAGACCAGATTCGGAGAATGATGGAGACGTTTCAGCAGCTTATCACATACAAAGTCATAAGCACTGACTTTAACAATCGAAATCTCGTGAATGATGATGATGCAATTGTTGCTGCTTCCAAGTGCTTGAAAATGGTTTACTATGCAAATGTAGTGGGAGGGGAAGTGGACACAAATCACAACGAAGAAGATGACGAAGAGCCCATTCCTGAGTCCAGTGAATTGACACTTCAGGAGCTtttgggagaagaaagaaggaacaagAAAGGTCCTCGAGTGGACCCACTGGAAACTGAACTTGGTGTTAAAACTCTGGATTGTCGAAAACCACTTATCCCTTTTGAAGAGTTTATTAATGAACCACTGAATGATGTTCTAGAAATGGATAAAGATTATACTTTTTTCAAagtagaaacagagaacaaattCTCCTTTATGACATGTCCCTTTATATTGAATGCTGTCACAAAGAATTTGGGATTATATTATGACAATAGAATTCGCATGTACAGTGAACGAAGAATCACTGTCCTCTACAGCTTAGTTCAAGGACAGCAGTTGAATCCATATTTGAGACTCAAAGTCAGACGTGACCATATCATAGATGATGCGCTCGTCCGGGTAAGTTGGGCTGCTGTTTAAACAGATATCTGAGTGATGGGAGATAGCGATACATTTCAGggaattcattttttaagtgaCTCTTTGGAGGGTGGGGAATATATATATGGTATTATATAGCATAGAGAcacatggactttttttttattgtgaatgtATTATACTTTTGTTGCTCCTGCACAGGTTTATAAATGTGTTCCACAAAAATATTGGTTGTCTTGTGTAATGATCACtctctttgaaaaagaatagattttctAAATCTTGACAACTAACCAACCCCCAAAATGTCTTATTTCAGAAGAGGCATGGATGTTCCAGAGCACAGGAACAAGGGGACTGTGGAGACACCCAGTTATGAGTATGAATGTCAAGTCTTAATGGGGAGTGGTAGAATAAAACCACgccataaaataataagtggTGTCCAAAAATTCCATCGTGTGACATTGAGAGTTGTGAGGTTGATGACGTGACCAGGCAGGTTGGTGCATGCTGCTAGTAAGAGTTCCTGCCATGTCACTCAGAACGTCCCTGAATGGCACTGCCTGATTGggacagtttcttttcatttaaatatatggATTACTCCAGGTCTTGGAGTTGGTTGTAACATCTGGGAAAACAGAAACTTTTACACGAATCTTGTAATTAATGGTGCTTGTATCATCAACCTAGTCCAGGGAGATCAAGCTAGGAGAATACTGGGACCACAAGGACTCACCTTCTAACTCCCTCTTCCTCCAGATGGGTTgccttttgttcatttcttccctccacagaaaataagaattttagtGTCCCCTACTTAAGAATGTAAGCTTGACCAGAAGACAGAAACCAGTTACCAATCACATCATGCCAACAGTTACATTTGCATAGTATTCTTTATCACAGGGTTTTATTGTCTTTATAATATTAGATATACCCAGCATTGCTAGTTCTTTTTTCATCAACTCAAGTAAAATTTAATGCCATCTACAATTAAGATATAGTCAGTCTTCTGTACTAATAAAGCAACACAGATAACTAGGAAGTAGTGATacttgtttcaaaatattttagtttttagagtGAATTTGTCTAAATCTGAGAATTTATAAAACTGTAAACTAGCTTGACATCTCAGAAATGTAAAAGCTGCCGAGGTTCtgtgcttaatttttttgttactgtttttttgggtggaggggggtgtttgtttgtttttgagatacCAAATATGTTTATAGTGTTAAAAAAAGATTCTACATTATTTAAGCAACACAGGCAGTTTTCACCAGAGACGGAAGGAGGTAATTATTGCTTTCTTTCTGGTgccctttttattttacttttgtagtTTTGAGCTTCCTGAATAATTAATGTACTTAATATAACTGATCATCAGGCAGCCAGCAACTTACTTTCCATAGTTCAGCAGAATGATGAGGAATTATGTGGACGTGGTGATGCTTTATGGAAAGCATGTTGAGGTCTGTCTATGAATTCCATTGTTAGAGCAGaactgcaaatctcaaaactACACATTTTATATTTGGCTTCTTAGGTTGGGATCCTTTCATCTGTTTCCAGCAAAAGCTATACCTGACCTTTAAAAgcagtgaaattactctgtaAGATTCAgtacagagtttttaaaaattgtctaccTACTTACCTGTTTTATCGGAAATCTACTGAGCCTTGTTCCTTCCCCTGCCACCCATCCCATCCTATTTTTCCCCCCTAATGAAAGTAAGGCCAAGAAGCAACAAAAGTTTAGATGCCTATTATATGCCTACTttactctgttttaaaaattatcatctaAAATTTTGAGGAAACAACCATTTTGTTTTATGAGGACTTCCTTTAAGCAAGTGTTAGAGTAAAATTAATAAGCGAGCTTTTAAATTGtgctaacaaattattttttagggAGTTCAGCTTAGGAACTCTAAGCTAAATATTATCATTTGACCTATCATAAATGAGGATTCACTATATACTGTCTGTACTTGAATATTACCACTTCAGAAATCCTTTGTGTGAGGCATTTTGCCAAGCACTAGGGCTGTAAAGATGAATCATGACCACTGTGGAGCTTCTTAGGGGCACACACTAAACAGACTTCACTTTtaactttcttcctcctccctccctttcctcctccctcctttcttctttcataatAGCAATGtgaggtggttaaaaaaaaaaaaacatcagaatAGGTCTTAGAAGTCATAGTGATAATCTGCCTATTTCGGGGGAAGTATTCATAGCAGATGATGATTATGAAAAGGTCATAGTATTTGAGTAACAAAAAGTAGTTTAAGGTCATCCTGTAAGGTGTACTCTTTAAAGTACTGATGGATTTTCAACATCTTATTCCCCAAGGATCTACTTTGCTGTTTTAAagcttcattcttccttttatatCACAGTTtgacaaacaaaataaacctgTTGACCACTTCTTACGACCTGCTAATTTTCAGCTACAGAGTAGgggcaggaagagaagaggaaatgagaaaCTTTGCACCAAGCtcaatattaataattaaataattaaggtTTTAGGGTCTTAGACTTCAAGAGCTGAAAGTTGCCTTGGTGCTCATCTACTCGTTGGTTTATAAATGAGGCCCAGAAAATGCTGACTACGTACAGGTCACTCTGAGTATGTTTTCCATTGGGTCTtggttttcagttattcatgtaAGACTGACTAGcttggagggagagggaaagaggtggTAACTTCAATTAATaattatggatttatttttaaagaaaaataaaatataaaataaataaataaataaataaataaataaagtaaaaatatattcattcctTTCATGTACCATGTGAATCAAACTAGAGTAGCAAATTGTTTCCTGCCTGGAGTTTTTAGAGGACCTGCCTTTGATGACAATAGAAGAATCAGTGTTTCCAGGATTTTATCAAACCTGAGATACCAGTCTCTGGTTGTAGGAACACAGTTGTTTTATTTCCACTAAAAAGGAAGAATATTGCGTTTCATTTTAAGGTGCTATCAATTTTATGGCATATTCTGacttcagagatgttaaaaaaaacagacaagtaaattttaagaatcagtgaaatataataaaatgtaagttATCTTTCCACAGATATCCCAGAACTACCCACACACCTTTAAATAACTGAACTGTTTCTCCCTAGGACttcttttcactattttttgtTGTTCCTTGGGAAATAGTGCAGTGATTAAATGAGCTCAGAACTCAGCTTCCATTTGAGTGAAAACAGCCCTAAtgtgatgagttttttttttttaacagtattttgCTAATAACATTTATCTATGTGTGTGTTCTTCTAAAAGtagataatttttcattttttcttagaCAAGTCATCTCCGAGGGAAGAGgatataaaatttgttttaaaattactttttatgttAGGGGATTGAGTGAGGGTATAAGTATCCTAGAAGACAGTGTTGCCATCTGTGAGGTCCCCCAAACTGCCTTCACATCTGAATGggaggtttatttaaaaaaaaaaaaaaaaatccaaggttCTACTTCTAGAGGTCTGGTGTGTAGCCTAGGAATCTGTATTTCTGGTAgtaccacccctccccacacccccagatAGACTGCACATCACCATTTGGGAGATGGCTGTTGGTACAGcttatgtatacatatttattgaggCCATTTTTATATACAAGTACATGCTCAGGAACTGGCAGGCTTTAAAAGGATGATGAGGATAGCAGGCTTAGGGTAGGGGTTGATGGTAGTGTGAGACTTGATTCAGATTGATCAGGGAGTCCTAGAATTTTGAGTAGAGATCTAAAGACCAAAAGAAAGGACTGAGACGTAGAATTGGATAGGAAAGTCCAAAAATACGAACTAGAAAGATTAAAGGTGATAGGTACAAATGACAAGCCCTACTGTACCAAGAGGTTGTGCTCAGTCTCTTCTAAAAGTCACCCATTTTTTCTGGGCTCTACTAGTACTGTCTGACCCAACCTCCAGCATTTTCCTTGGAGGACATCTTAGTTATTATTGAAACAAAACTTGATTCTTTTGTTTAACAATTTAGTGCTTTATGAATAAGATTATTCTGTGCTGCTTTAGGTGTATTTAATTGTAATTTATACATTCACTGTAGTGCTTAATGCAATGATCATTATAGTTTCTTAAGATTTATCctaatttaaatgaaatcatgcctGATTTATGTCCTTCAGAGTGGAACAAGTGAATTAAGTAGATCTACATAGATGcgcagagaaataaaaagattaaatacaTCTGGATAATCTAAAAGTCCTGTTCCAGTCAGTGGTTTTAATGTACTTGATGGCAAAGTGTTTAACCATAGAGTCTAAGTTGACTGAGTAGTTTAAGCCAGTCATTCTTAGGGATCCTAGGCATTCTTAAGTATCTGTTTTGTCTGAATACTGCTTCTACTTAAATACCCATAccattgaataatttttttcagctatGAATAAGGTAGGTTTGACATAAATAATACCCAGCAtactgtaagatttttttaaggatGGGGTTTTCCTTTTGACTCTTGTAAATATGGCATTGTGATACTTTCATATTGCAATGTCATCCTATCTAGATATTCTGGGAATGCTTTGATATCAGTTCAAAAAATGATCTTTGTAGTATTTACTCATCATGGCCAATTAAAAGTTCAGAAATTGAAAGTCGTTTTATCCAACAACCGATGAAATCAAGAGTCTTAGTAAGAAGAGGAAGTCATGTAAAGAAGAGGTAGATGACAGTACATCcagcctgtttttgttttttttttttaccccaataATCTGTCTTTTGCCAATCTCCATATTAAATTAATAACCTGTCTATAAACCCTATGTAGAAAAATCTAGGTCTGTTTACTAAATGAATTCAATTCAAGGAAGCGTACAAATTCTCGTTTTTAGAATGTTCATTGACATAGCCTTCCAATTTCCAAAATATCCTCCTGTATTCAAGAtagcttttgattttaaaaattcagttttatgtGGTGTCTATTACATAAAGTGATGCACCTTTACTGTTAGttcctaactcattctgtaaTTGAACAGTGGATGGAAGtggttgtttttaagaaaaacaaaaataaatatagccCCTTAATAATGGCCTTAGTCAGAATaattattgttaaattttatGAAACAGTGTTTGTCACCACAATcaaaagtacttttttttaaagataggctACCGATGTCATACATAACAGTATTTTACAGAACCACTTAGTGTATCTGAGAATgataatctaaaataaataatattgggAAATTATCATCCACAGTATTCAGTTGCCAGTAATTTTGCTAATCATTCTTTTTACAAATACTTATATTGAAATACATCctgattctaaaaataatatatattataaaaaaagattgaaaaatacaaaatagcataaagaagaaaatggaaatcactCAATGGTTTTAAAAAGGTTATTGCTAGTCATTGAGGAGAGGTCGTAATGCTTAGTAGTTAAGAGCTTGCTGCTTGAATTAGAATCTGTTCTGCTGCTCACTGGCTGACTTGAGCATGTTTATGAATCTCTCATTACTTCATTACTCTCATTACGCTAGGTATTGCATCTGTAAAAGGCGGTTAATAATATTACCAACCTCATAAAGTTGTGAGAATTAATGAGTTGATATATGCAAAGTGCCCTGGCATATTAAGTGCTATTGTTTTGTTAATACCAGAATATTTTTGTTCTATGTCTGGGTTGTTATCAGCCAAGCCCGATAAAAATTTTAGaaccaataaaataaaagtaacaataaGAAGAACTAGTACTTAATAAAGAATTGTTGTGCAGGGAATTCATATAAGTCCTTCATATACATAAACTTATTAATATGtttttatactcattttacagatgaaactaaagcaaagagaaataaagttaCTTGTTTACAATTATCATCATAATAGAGCATATTGGATTAAATTCTTTTGGTATTCAAAATGGGGAATGGAGAGTGAAGATTGGTGGGAATGGGCAGAcatgtaataatttatttattaagaatAAAGGTAAATTTACTTCACTTGTCATATGAAGTGTCTTAGGTGGAGCTAAGACTCAAATACAAGGCCTCTGAATCCTGCAGAAATTGTACCAGATCCTTTAAAATGTTATCAGTCACATTGATACGGAGTCAATGCTCAGTTATGAATGTTAATGAAGAAGAGCTTTAGGACACATAATTAAGTAATGGATAATCGTCTTTTTCCCACCTTGCAATACCTTGTACTTGATACAAGCAGGGTGTGGTAAGGACATATGTAGACATTGACGTACCGTCTGTAGCACCTAGGCAGGGGGAGAACTGAGAAAAGGAAACTAGCAGGTTTCATGGCAATATGGGATGTTGGCTTGATGGGTAAACCACATTTGAGCAAAAATGGTAATTCTAATTTAGTTTTCAGAATTCTTTACATCCTGAGGCTTGAAACAGGTTTCTAACTggaactactttttttttcaaggttattttcaaaatttgggATTAGGCTATTGAGAATCCTTTGTTCACAGAGCAAAGTTGTTTTAAAAGGTAACAACATGATGTGTTACCTTAATACCTGTCACCCACCCTAGGACTCTTTCTCATAAATTCTTATTAAGCCTTCACAACTTTGCAGTAGGAAGAGTACTATcctttatcatctttttttttttttttttgtctttgcagataaggaaactaaggcttaagTGAGTTGCTTGCTGAAGTTTAAAGgttaaaaattatgttaagtGACAGCTGGGGACTAGTACAAAGTATTTGACTCAGTCCTACCACAGCACTGTCTCAAAAATAAATGATCTTAATACAACTTGGCATAAAGATGATTTTGTAAATGTTAGAGACCACTGTTGTATAGGATAGACATTCTTTAAAGCTAACTATTCTAAGTTCATAGAATCCAAAAGTTGAAGATAGCCAGGAGATCATTTTGGCCTTTATTCAGACTTTTTTTGATTGCAACCCCTAGTAAGAGATTTTACGTAGTGTTCCAGTATTCACGTGCATATCCGCCTGCACATATAACTGAAGAAGAAATTTCACAGTTGATGCCATTACTATATGGAATACATTCTGATTTTTTCCCTGCAACAATGGTTTGCACTAAGTGGATTGCACTACCTGCTAATAAATTGCAGTTGGCAGCTTGAAAAACATTGCTCCAGGGCAGCTGGCCTGAATCATGAATTTatgagattttattttgcttcttaaaGACACACTAGAATTCCAAACTAGTCCTGTTACCTAAGTAATTAAGTCTGACTGCAGTACTCTTACTCTGATGATATTTGCATCGCttcaaaaccatttaaaaaattctagttgGAACAGTTGCAGTAACCTCAGTACCCTTAAATATTCTGTTTTGGCAAATTTAGAATCAATTTAGCAAATAACATGGGTGATCATTTAGGCATGCTGTTAGTAAATTTCAGGTATGTAAGATAACAAATTGTggtataaatattttactttagaaTATAGTGTTAATTTTATGATTAATCTCACAGTAACTGAGATCAATCACTATGCCTTTTCTACAGATACAAAGAAGTATTTGGTAAAGATTTATAGTTGAAGAAATGTTGATACTAGGGTTTCATAACTTTTAGTAAGAAGTTAAGAGTAAGGATATGAGCAAGTTTATGTCTCATCtcctttcaaaaaaaatgaatataaaatgtattcTAGTCCGTTAAAAAGTGGTAATTTATACTAAGCATTGTTATGAGAACATAAACTGTTTCCCTGTTTATCcagtatatttttcttaattgagattattttattgattaataGATTTAGGAATGTATTCTTGAGTTTCTAATCTAATAAACATAAAGAACTAGTGAACCGTTTTGAAGTCAGACTTTACTACTATATGCCAttgtttttcctgaaataatttGAGTAGTCACTTAGGCACTTTTGCCCTCTTGACTTCTCTGCATGTCCTAATCTTATCGCTCATGTCCTAATCTTATCGCTCAGGTTCGTTATATATGTAAGTAACAGAAACTCTAAGTCTCATTTTCTGCTATATGTTAATTTCACAAACAAATCAGTAGTTAGAAAGTAATCCTTTTAGAATTCTATGTCACTTTCTTTTCTGTCCTGTTTTTCCATTATCTGTGAGGCTGAATCTTTGCCCTCACTGATTTTTTAGCAGTTTGCTTCCtgtttccatttaaaacaaatcaaaagcaaaatctCTTACTTGCTCCCTACTCGTCCTCCtcgtttttgttttgcttctccttatttttattttgctttcatccTAATACTGGCATTCATCTTTTCACTTTATCTTTTCACTCACTAGCTAGAGATGATCGCTATGGAAAATCCTGCAGACTTGAAGAAACAATTGTATGTGGAATTTGAAGGAGAACAAGGAGTTGATGAGGGAGGTGTTTCCAAAGAATTTTTTCAGCTGGTTGTGGAGGAAATCTTCAATCCAgatattggtaaatattttagtgATGTGGTCATGGTGtcattatctttttgaattaagaattTGTTTACCTAggttcataaatattttcagttataaaGAGCAACACAAGGAGGTTATGGTAAGGATTACCTAGAACCAGAGATAATGACTAATTTGTGGGCTTTTGGGGATCTtcatcactcatttattcaagtTCTTATTTAGATTACTTagccaaatatttttatataggaAATTGTATCAGGTAAATGAACTTGAAATCATTTTAGAGCAGTACATTAAAAcaattgaagattttttttttgctctttttgtcTAAAATATTCAAACTCATAGCATTTCTGAAATAAGAGTTTCATAGAATAATGATCTGAAGAATGTTGAGAGTGTCTCACAATTGTATTATGCTCAAGGtttggctgttaataaattaatttggtttatttGCTGCAGGATTTCTTGGGCTGAATATTGTTAATGTTTTCCCAAGCTTTTTGAACTCCAGAACCCCTTTTCTATCCCACATCTAACCGTATTTGCTTCCCAGAAGAGTTTTCATTGAACACAGTTTGGGAAAAACTGATTCTACAATGTCAGTCTAAAgtggagaatttgcatttcactgatagACAATATCAGCaaagtagaaaaaaggaaaaagacaatggAAGTAGAAATTTTGAGTTCATGACATATAGTTAAGACTATATATTCTAGCTAATGTGTATTAATAATCAGAAGGCTATGTAATTTGTATG
Coding sequences within:
- the UBE3A gene encoding ubiquitin-protein ligase E3A isoform X1; this translates as MATACKRSSGESQSDDIEASRMKRAAAKHLIERYYHQLTEGCGNEACTNEFCASCPTFLRMDNNAAAIKALELYKINAKLCDPHPSKKGASSAYLENSKGAPNNCSDIKMNKKEGQGARDDFKDVTYLTEETVYEILELCREREDYSPLIRVIGRVFSSAEALVQSFRKVKQHTKEELKSLQAKDEDKDEDEKEKAACSAAAMEEDSEASSSRISDSSQGDNNLQKLGPEDVSVDIEAIRRVYTRLLSNEKIETAFLNALVYLSPNVECDLTYHNVYSRDPNYLNLFIIVMENRNLHSPEYLEMALPLFCKAMSKLPLAAQGKLVRLWSKYNADQIRRMMETFQQLITYKVISTDFNNRNLVNDDDAIVAASKCLKMVYYANVVGGEVDTNHNEEDDEEPIPESSELTLQELLGEERRNKKGPRVDPLETELGVKTLDCRKPLIPFEEFINEPLNDVLEMDKDYTFFKVETENKFSFMTCPFILNAVTKNLGLYYDNRIRMYSERRITVLYSLVQGQQLNPYLRLKVRRDHIIDDALVRLEMIAMENPADLKKQLYVEFEGEQGVDEGGVSKEFFQLVVEEIFNPDIGMFTYDESTKLFWFNPSSFETEGQFTLIGIVLGLAIYNNCILDVHFPMVVYRKLMGKKGTFRDLGDSHPVLYQSLKDLLEYEGNVEDDMMITFQISQTDLFGNPMMYDLKENGDKIPITNENRKEFVNLYSDYILNKSVEKQFKAFRRGFHMVTNESPLKYLFRPEEIELLICGSRNLDFQALEETTEYDGGYTRDSVLIREFWEIVHSFTDEQKRLFLQFTTGTDRAPVGGLGKLKMIIAKNGPDTERLPTSHTCFNVLLLPEYSSKEKLKERLLKAITYAKGFGML
- the UBE3A gene encoding ubiquitin-protein ligase E3A isoform X2, whose amino-acid sequence is MKRAAAKHLIERYYHQLTEGCGNEACTNEFCASCPTFLRMDNNAAAIKALELYKINAKLCDPHPSKKGASSAYLENSKGAPNNCSDIKMNKKEGQGARDDFKDVTYLTEETVYEILELCREREDYSPLIRVIGRVFSSAEALVQSFRKVKQHTKEELKSLQAKDEDKDEDEKEKAACSAAAMEEDSEASSSRISDSSQGDNNLQKLGPEDVSVDIEAIRRVYTRLLSNEKIETAFLNALVYLSPNVECDLTYHNVYSRDPNYLNLFIIVMENRNLHSPEYLEMALPLFCKAMSKLPLAAQGKLVRLWSKYNADQIRRMMETFQQLITYKVISTDFNNRNLVNDDDAIVAASKCLKMVYYANVVGGEVDTNHNEEDDEEPIPESSELTLQELLGEERRNKKGPRVDPLETELGVKTLDCRKPLIPFEEFINEPLNDVLEMDKDYTFFKVETENKFSFMTCPFILNAVTKNLGLYYDNRIRMYSERRITVLYSLVQGQQLNPYLRLKVRRDHIIDDALVRLEMIAMENPADLKKQLYVEFEGEQGVDEGGVSKEFFQLVVEEIFNPDIGMFTYDESTKLFWFNPSSFETEGQFTLIGIVLGLAIYNNCILDVHFPMVVYRKLMGKKGTFRDLGDSHPVLYQSLKDLLEYEGNVEDDMMITFQISQTDLFGNPMMYDLKENGDKIPITNENRKEFVNLYSDYILNKSVEKQFKAFRRGFHMVTNESPLKYLFRPEEIELLICGSRNLDFQALEETTEYDGGYTRDSVLIREFWEIVHSFTDEQKRLFLQFTTGTDRAPVGGLGKLKMIIAKNGPDTERLPTSHTCFNVLLLPEYSSKEKLKERLLKAITYAKGFGML